A single genomic interval of Vulpes vulpes isolate BD-2025 chromosome 3, VulVul3, whole genome shotgun sequence harbors:
- the SLX4 gene encoding structure-specific endonuclease subunit SLX4 isoform X3, giving the protein MDESDDDFKELCASFLQRVKKNVSKEVLGERKGQKASNSTQISKPKRTKPTGTRGKTLPGLREKKTRSGSQAPRTKEQGAPKQQESEPAPPKNGEGSVLASTPLQKGAQTTQTGPGYGLPVLESTLQQDLGPHRAAAATPEGSLEEAGLFFCQICHKNLSAMNVTRREQHVNRCLDEAEKALTPSIPRIPECPICGKPFLTPKSRISHLKQCAVKMDVGPQLLLQAVRLQTAQPVGACSTQASSFNNHGGLKRKGATNRKELQKKQKVSEPEVPSEDLLVAMALSRSKMEQEAMPPVLRLESAFSERIRLGAEKKSRKRKAPACPPLLLLQDLETTGRQTEDRVAQLFAEEMELSSTPPLPASRILQGELEKAGQSLQPPGGKKNFLWEGSALTGAWALEAFYTTSLVPPLVPQRSAPAEGLAQDSTLPPVLLDQPELGVRTPPRHSAQPVGCGPRNPSPSASQREHQALQDLVDLAGEGLNATPWPCSGGLASSGVAAGMDGSSTGLPPTGFVLPPEKHLEGGSQASLTLGLLLADFRAMVNNPHLSDIQLQTDSGEVLYAHKFVLYARCPLLMQYVNSEGFFAVEDGDLRSQRVLLSDVSTEAIHALLHYLYTADPGVPPQLAPDLSALAHRFGVSELVLLCEQASDMTDSEDTLWKEKEDKDCESRAENFQELLRSMWTGEEEEAEALMKPEGCEEDREKVNEAEMEEIYEFAATQRELLRGEGAPEIKEKTDPFGEDGPVSMQILGSDQVSRQPENAEQMESSGQGREEAPAKRKSTRQSMPLLLKGQGAGEKAGSPEGALGCSGSPRPSGGCGPGRKEGAFWRSADAPEARLFSSTPRRCSGPSQIMSHLKEDNDTISGKGTESACIPAHQQVPPWHLPLSQPPRGQSLRGESPFSVPQSQGRASRVASQDSPLKQRKGRSLLTLFKDPGVQKGEEHSSLLECRNKGILISPEKSPSIDLTQSKPSCLSSRSQNTPSSKNKEDEIILLLDSDEELELEQTKIKSVFNGPLEERKVLEVSPKPSELFSVIDVDADQEPFQSPARGETSLQCGDGRLSGNRGSVGSRGTPQLPCDPDSGPEGDSTTDMSWFVPATPLASRRRDSSSQTQITGLRSRAPVDQTAEVKCWTPLENRGVPEAASQCSVITPPVSSSGLVSVSAGSPDSRSPARPHPAHPQRCSPALCPISHLADFTGQPHGCSPPGPSPPSQAITSEVVEVEDSEDEQEAASCQAHSSPLPDSDPPIPVDECHWHVEPLSPIPIDRLNLERTGPLSTSSPGSKAGEAPDSSGCSSPALLGTPPARGSCTSQRKSRERSPRASVPASSRLSFLNSALWDDWDGEEQKSSELLPPAQILSDAAAAQKSEGLETPKGAHRKNLPPKVPITPMPRYSIMETPVLKKELDRFGVRPLPKRQMVLKLKEIFQYTHQTLESDSENESQSSQVLSEAPCSQTHASRTSRAAGRAQLGATSGPLPQRSKGSTKTKGPRHQKQQPGGSIPPMNLSQAKEESPDPDGDTQLPASQESVASSMDSSDSSFSSQSSSCEFGVAFESAEDEEGEEEESASQTAVHAAATEEAVRHYIRSRPALYRKVLLYQPFELSELQAELKQQGISVATGKLLDFLDAHCITFTTAAARKEKLERKRRQLAAKKKGTEPTGRSAPPHPWP; this is encoded by the exons ATGGATGAGTCAGATGATGATTTTAAGGAACTCTGTGCCAGCTTTCTCCAAAGGGTGAAAAAGAATGTCAGCAAGGAAGTGTTGGGTGAAAGGAAGGGACAAAAGGCCTCAAACAGCACTCAGATAAGCAAACCCAAAAGGACCAAACCAACTGGGACCAGGGGCAAAACCCTTCCAGGCCTGAGGGAGAAGAAAACTCGGTCTGGCAGCCAGGCCCCAAGGACTAAAGAGCAAGGGGCCCCCAAGCAGCAGGAGAGTGAACCAGCTCCCCCCAAGAACGGAGAGGGAAGTGTGCTTGCCTCCACTCCACTCCAGAAGGGTGCACAGACCACCCAGACAG ggccggGCTACGGGCTCCCCGTGCTGGAGAGCACCCTGCAGCAGGACCTTGGGCCCCACCGAGCGGCCGCAGCCACACCAGAGGGCAGCCTGGAGGAGGCGGGGCTGTTCTTCTGCCAGATCTGCCACAAGAACCTCTCGGCCATGAACGTGACGCGAAGGGAGCAGCACGTGAACCG GTGCTTGGATGAGGCTGAAAAGGCACTGACACCCTCCATACCTCGGATCCCCGAATGCCCAATTTGTGGCAAACCCTTTCTCACCCCAAAGAGCAGAATCAGCCACTTGAAACAGTGTGCAGTGAAGATGGACGTCggcccccagctcctgctccagGCCGTACGGCTGCAGACAGCTCAGCCTGTCGGGGCCTGTAGCACACAGGCATCAAG CTTCAACAATCACGGAGGTTTAAAGCGGAAGGGAGCCACCAATAGGAAGGAGCTGCAGAAGAAGCAAAAGGTCAGCGAGCCCGAGGTGCCATCTGAAGACTTGCTTGTGGCCATGGCTCTGTCCCGGTCCAAGATGGAGCAGGAGGCCATGCCCCCTGTGCTGAGACTGGAAAGCGCTTTCTCCGAGAGGATAAGACTGGGGGCAG AAAAGAAGAGTCGCAAGAGGAAAgcacctgcctgccctcccctgtTGTTACTCCAAGACCTGGAGACCACAGGGAGGCAGACCGAGGACCGGGTGGCCCAGCTCTTTGCGGAGGAGATGGAGCTGTCCAGCACACCGCCACTTCCTGCAAGCAGGATCCTACAGGGGGAGCTGGAAAAGGCTGGCCAGAGTCTGCAGCCCCCCGGAGGGAAGAAGAACTTTCTGTGGGAGGGCAGTGCCCTGACTGGAGCCTGGGCTCTGGAAGCCTTCTACACCACAAGCCTGGTCCCTCCCCTGGTGCCCCAGCGGTCTGCCCCTGCCGAG GGTCTTGCCCAGGACTCCACGCTGCCACCGGTGCTGCTTGACCAGCCAGAGCTGGGTGTGCGAACACCACCTCGCCACAGTGCCCAGCCTGTGGGCTGTGGCCCCCGGAACCCATCACCCTCCGCCAGCCAGAGAGAGCACCAGGCCCTGCAGGACCTTGTGGACCTGGCAGGAGAGGGGCTGAATGCCACCCCGTGGCCCTGCAGTGGGGGCTTGGCCAGCTCAGGAGTGGCCGCAG GGATGGATGGGTCGTCCACTGGCCTTCCACCGACTGGGTTTGTCCTGCCACCTGAGAAGCATCTGGAGGGGGGCAGCCAGGCTTCG CTCACCCTCGGTTTGCTGCTGGCAGACTTCAGGGCCATGGTCAATAACCCACACCTGAGTGATATCCAGCTTCAGACGGACAGCGGGGAGGTGCTCTACGCACACAAGTTCGTGCTTTATGCCCGGTGCCCACTTCTCATGCAGTAT GTGAACAGTGAAGGCTTCTTTGCTGTGGAGGATGGCGATCTGAGGAGTCAGCGTGTGTTGCTGAGTGACGTGAGCACCGAGGCCATCCATGCGCTCCTGCACTACCTCTATACCGCGGACCCTGGCGTGCCTCCCCAGCTGGCCCCTGACCTGAGCGCTCTGGCCCACAG GTTTGGTGTTAGTGAGCTTGTTCTTCTGTGCGAACAAGCATCTGACATGACAGATTCAGAGGACACACtgtggaaggagaaggaagacaaGGATTGTGAAAGCCGCGCGGAGAACTTCCAAGAACTCTTGAGGTCCATGTGGACAggtgaagaggaagaagcagaggcttTGATGAAACCTGAGGGTtgtgaagaagacagagaaaaagtgAATGAggcagaaatggaagaaatttaTGAATTTGCAGCCACTCAGCGAGAGCTGCTCCGGGGGGAAGGGGCTCCAGAGATCAAGGAAAAAACGGACCCATTCGGGGAGGATGGTCCAGTGTCCATGCAGATCTTAGGAAGTGACCAGGTTAGCAGACAGCCAGAAAATGCAGAACAGATGGAATCGTCTGGTCAGGGAAGAGAAGAGGCCCCAGCCAAAAGGAAGAGCACAAGACAGTCCATGCCCCTGCTGCTCAAGGGCCAGGGCGCgggagagaaagcaggctccccggagggagcgcTGGGTTGTTCCGGCTCCCCTCGCCCTTCTGGAGGCTGCGGGCCAGGGAGAAAGGAAGGTGCTTTCTGGCGCTCAGCTGATGCTCCTGAGGCCCGGCTGTTTTCATCAACTCCCAGAAGATGCTCTGGACCATCCCAGATAATGAGCCATCTCAAGGAAGACAATGACACCATCTCAGGAAAGGGGACGGAGAGCGCCTGTATCCCCGCTCACCAGCAGGTGCCCCCATGGCACCTGCCCCTGTCACAGCCCCCTCGGGGCCAGAGTCTCAGGGGTGAGTCACCCTTTTCAGTGCCCCAGTCACAAGGCAGAGCTTCCAGGGTGGCCTCCCAGGACTCACCATTgaagcagaggaagggcaggagcCTCCTCACGTTATTTAAAGATCCAGGTGTCCAGAAGGGCGAAGAACATAGTTCCCTGTTGGAATGCAGAAATAAAGGGATTCTGATCTCCCCAGAAAAATCTCCTTCCATTGACCTAACCCAGTCAAAACCTAGCTGTTTGAGCTCCAGATCTCAAAATACTCCATCCAGCAAGAACAAAGAAGATGAGATTATCCTTTTATTGGATTCAGATGAAGAGCTGGAGCTAGAACAAACCAAAATAAAGTCAGTTTTTAATGGTCCCTTGGAAGAAAGGAAAGTTCTAGAAGTTAGCCCCAAGCCTTCTGAGCTGTTTTCTGTGATTGACGTTGATGCAGATCAGGAACCTTTCCAAAGTCCAGCTAGAGGAGAGACTTCACTGCAGTGCGGGGATGGGAGGCTGTCAGGGAACCGGGGCtctgtggggagcagagggacccCTCAGCTGCCGTGTGACCCTGACAGCGGCCCTGAGGGGGACAGCACCACGGATATGTCATGGTTCGTGCCTGCCACCCCACTGGCCAGCAGAAGGCGTGACTCTTCTTCACAGACCCAGATAACAGGCCTCAGGTCCCGGGCTCCAGTGGATCAGACGGCTGAGGTCAAGTGCTGGACCCCATTAGAAAATAGGGGTGTGCCCGAAGCTGCAAGCCAGTGTTCTGTCATCACACCCCCCGTGTCGTCCTCAGGCCTGGTCTCCGTCAGTGCAGGCAGCCCCGACAGCAGGAGCCCTGCCAGGCCCCACCCTGCGCACCCCCAGCGCTGCTCTCCGGCTCTCTGTCCCATCTCCCATCTGGCCGATTTCACTGGGCAGCCCCATGGGTGCTCGCCGCCAGGGCCCAGCCCACCGAGTCAGGCCATCACAAGTGAAGTCGTAGAGGTGGAGGACAGCGAAGACGAGCAGGAGGCGGCCTCCTGTCAGGCCCACAGCAGCCCCCTGCCGGACAGCGACCCTCCAATTCCGGTGGATGAGTGTCATTGGCATGTGGAGCCCCTGTCACCCATTCCCATTGACCGCTTGAACCTTGAGCGGACAGGCCCCCTGAGCACCAGCAGTCCGGGCAGTAAGGCAGGGGAGGCTCCAGACAGCAGTGGCTGCAGCTCCCCGGCCCTCCTGGGCACCCCCCCTGCCCGAGGGAGCTGCACTAGCCAGAGGAAGTCCCGAGAGAGGTCCCCTCGGGCCAGCGTGCCGGCGAGCAGCAGGCTAAGCTTTTTGAACTCAGCTCTGTGGGACGATTGGGATGGAGAGGAACAGAAGTCTTCAGAGCTCCTTCCTCCCGCCCAGATACTgagtgatgctgctgctgctcagaaATCAGAAGGGTTGGAGACGCCAA AAGGTGCTCATCGGAAGAACTTGCCCCCgaaagtgcccatcaccccaatGCCAAGGTACTCCATTATGGAGACCCCGGTACTGAAGAAAGAACTGGATAG GTTTGGGGTCCGCCCTCTACCCAAACGCCAGATGGTCCTAAAACTGAAGGAGATATTCCAATATACTCAccagactctggagtcagactctGAGAATGAGAGCCAGTCCTCACAGGTGCTCTCAGAGGCTCCGTGCAGCCAGACCCACGCCAGCAGGACCTCCAGGGCTGCTGGCCGTGCCCAGCTGGGGGCCACTTCTGGGCCTCTTCCCCAAAGGTCCAAGGGGTCCACTAAGACCAAGGGCCCCCGACATCAAAAGCAGCAGCCTGGTGGAAGCATCCCTCCAATGAACCTGTCACAGGCAAAGGAGGAGTCTCCAGATCCTGATGGTGACACCCAGCTCCCTGCGTCCCAGGAATCAGTGGCCTCCTCCATGGACAGCAGTGACAGTTCCTTTAGCTCACAAAG